The Candidatus Binataceae bacterium DNA segment GAATCTCCTTAAGCTCGAATCTCTCCGGGGCCGCAGGTGCAGAGCGCGGCGCAACGCAGGCGCTCTTAGACTCTGCGCCATCGCACACGCGCCGTGCAAGCGGACGCGCCGCGTCAGGCCGGCGCAACCTCGGCGCCCGCCTTGCGCACGCCCATCAGGAAGGCCTCGATAAACGGATCGATCGCGCCGTCGAGCACCGCGTCGGTGTTGCCGATTTCGACGCCGGTGCGATGGTCCTTCACCATGCGGTAGGGCTGGAGGACGTAGGAGCGGATCTGGCTGCCCCACGTGATGTCCTTCTTCTCCTTGCTGAACTGCTCGAACTGCTCGCGCTTTTTGCGCTCTTCGAGCTCGAACAGCCGCGCGCGCAGAATCTTCATCGCCATCGCGCGGTTCTTGTGCTGCGAGCGTTCGTTCTGGCAACTCACCACGATCCCGGTCGGAATGTGCGTCATGCGCACGGCGGAGTCGGTCTTGTTGACGTGCTGGCCGCCGGCGCCGCTTGCGCGGAAAGTATCGACGCGCAGATCGGCGGGATTGATCGTCACCTCGACCTTGTCGTCGATCGCCGGAAAAACGAAGACCGATGCGAATGAGGTATGACGCCGTGCGTTCGCGTCGAAGGGCGAGATGCGCACGAGGCGATGGATTCCCGCTTCGGCCCTGAGGTAGCCGTAGGCGTAGTCGCCCTCGACGGTGAAGGTCGCGCTCTTGATCCCGCCGCCTTCACCCGGCTGCAGGTCGGCGAGGTCGGTCTTGTAGCCGTGGCGCTCGGCCCATCGCAGGTACAGCCTGAGGAGCATATCGGCCCAGTCTTGCGCCTCGAGCCCGCCGGCGCCCGGATGGATCGAAACGATCGCGCCGAGACGATCGTACTCGCCGCCGAGCATCACCTGCAATTCCTGGCGCTCGATTTCGGCGCGCGTCTTGTTGAGCGCCGCTTCCGTTTCGCGGGCCGCCTCGGAGCCCTCCCCCCCCTCCTCTTCGGCCATCGATAAAAAGAGCCGCGCCTCGTCGAGCGCCGTGCGCAGCCGCTCGAAGCCCGTGAGCAGTTCGTTGATGCGATCGTTTTCCTTGAGCGTAGCCTGGGCGGCGTCCGGCCGATCCCAGAAGCCGGGCTTGCCGGTCTCTTTCAGCAGTTCTTCATGGCGGGACTTGAGGCTCGCGACGTCAAAGACGCCTCCCGAGTTTCTCGGTGCGAATCTCGAAGTCGGCTATCTGATCGCGCATTTCGCTGAGTTCCATACGATGTCTCACTCCGTGCGGGAGCGTTTCCCGCTATCCGGTTCATTGTGCCAGATGCGGAGCTTAAGCTTAATGGCCCTCGGCGCGAGCGCAGCGCCGCCGTTGCGTCAACCGCTTTTTCCGTTGCGATTGAGCGCTCCCGCGACCGGCGAGGGCATAGCTTGCGCGCCGCGGCCGCGCAGGATCGCGAGCAGCACGCCGACCAGCGTCAGCACGAAGCAAACCTCCGAGAACAGATCGCCGGCCATCGTGTAGATCGTGCGCCGCGGTCGCCAGCTCACGTCCTCGATCTCCGTGCCGCGCTTAAATAGCGGCGTGCGCGCCGTGATGCTGCCGTCGGCGTCGATTATCGCGCTTACCCCGGTGTTGGCCACCCGCACCATCGGGACCTTGGTCTCGACCGTGCGCATCGCGGCCATCGCGAGCAACTGGTAGGGCGCCGAACTCTCGCCGTACCAGGCGTCGTTGGTGATGTTGAGCAGGACGTTGGCGCCTCCCTTGACCGCCCGCCGGGTCAGGTCGGGAAAGATGCTCTCGTAGCAGATCAGCACGGCGAGCTGCGCGCCCTTGACCGGAAAGAGCGTCTGCGCTGTGCCCGGAATCATGTCGCCGAAGCCGTGCACGATGCGGTTGACGATCAGCCCCAGCAGCGGGCGCATCGGCACATACTCGCCGAAGGGCACCAGCTGAATCTTGTCGTAAAAGCCGGCCACCTTGCCCTCGCCCGAGACCAGGTAGGCGCGGTTGTAGGTGCCGACCACGCCGTCGGGGGCGACACCGAGCGCCGGCGCGCCGAACAGGATCGGAGTGGCGGTGTCGGTGGCGAGCTTGAGCAGGCGGTCGCGATAGATCGCGTCGGCGGCGAAGCGCGGCGGATAGAGCGGCGTCGGCTGAAAGAAGAACGCGGCCGCCGCCTCCGGCCATACCACGAGGTCAACGTGATGGCGCGCGGCCTGTTCGGTCTGGTCGACATAAACGTCAAAGCTGCTGGCGAGAAACCCAGGGTCCCATTTGATGCTCTGCGGGATATCGCCCTGGACCATGGCCACCCGGATTTTTCCGGCCGGCCGTTCTGACGCGAGTGTATCCATCCGGATCGCCCCGAAGGCGAGCACCGCGAGCATCAGGGCCGTCAGCGTCCCGAGGCTCCAGGTCTGCACGCGTCGCGTATGATGGCCGAAGATCACGACGAAGACCACGGCATTGAAGAACACGATCAGCGCCGAGACGCCGTAAACGCCGGTTATCTCCGCGAACTGGATCAGTTGAAGGTTCCGGTAAGCCGTGTAGCCGAGCAAATTCCACGGGAATCCGATCGGAAAGAAACTGCGGAGCCATTCCACTGCCGGCCATGCGATCGGCAGGGTCACGAAAATCGGCAACCCAAGGCGTACCGTCGTGAACTCGGCGGCCCAGATCGCTAGTCCCGCAAACAGCGCCATGATCGCCGCCAACAGGACCAGCGGCCCGGCGGCGAGGATCGGATTGACGCCGGCGAAGTGATGGAGCGTGTACTCGATCCAGTAGAGCGAGATGACATAGCAGACCAACGCCTGGAAGAAGGCGTAGCCGAAGACCCGGCCCATACTCTCGCCCTCGATCGCCTGGAGCAGCGGAACGAAGGCGATCCATGCGAGGAGATTGATGTCGAACTTGGGAAAGGCGACACCCAACGCAATACCGCTGATGACGCACAGCGCAAGGCGGGTCGAAGCATTGAGCGGGCCGTTCAGGATGTCCCGAATAGCTCGCGAAGCGGTATCAGGCCGGCGCATGGGGGATGGCCTTGGAAGCGATCGTAGATTTCGTCGGCGTCGCGCCAGGTCTCGACCAGCGCAACCGCACGGCCGGCCGGCAAAGCGAGATCGCCCGCCATCCGCCATTCGCGCTCATAGCTCCAATCAATTGGTGTCTTCCGTTCAAGCTCAAGGGCCACCACGCGCCATCGTTCGCCCGGCGCCAGCAGATTTTCGGCCTCGCGCCACGGCATATAGACAACCGGCCGGGCTCCCGCCCGGAAAGCATACCTTTTATCGATCGCGATCCCGAAGGGCTCATAGCGGCGGCGGTTACGCCGGTCAAGCAGAAGGCGCAAGTCGCGCACCGGCACGTCGAACAGGCATACAACGGCGCGCCCCTCGCGTACCATCCGGGTCGAGCAGCGAATGACGCCGTCGCGCAGGATGGCAACGAGGTTGTCCAGCGCCGACGAGGTCTTTGCGGCGCGCGTGAAATGGGTGAGCGTCGCGGCCGCCGGTACCTTCAGACGCCGCCTGCTCATTTTTTTGCGCCCCGCAGTTTTGCCTTTGCGCTCCGCGGCCTCGGCTTTGAACTTCGCGGCTTTGGTCTGGCGCTCGCGGGTGCTCTCGAGCTGATGCGCCGCAACGCCGCGGCCAGTTCGCGCTCGCGCGCGAACATCCGCCGCGCGTCGGCGGGCGAGCGCTCGTGGTCGTAGCCCAGCAGGTGCAGCAATCCATGCACCAGCAGCGTCCGCATCCGCGCCGCAGGCGCGACGCCGAGACGTCGCGCCTGCCGGCCCGCCGTATCCACGGAAATCACAACGTCGCCGAGTGCGGCGCCCGCCGCGGGGCCGAGCGGCGGCGGCGCGGGCGCGATGCGCCCGCGCCGCCGCCCCGGATACGCGGTGTCCGACGGCATCTCCTCAGATGTGGTCTCCTCGAGCTGCGAGAACGACAGCACGTCGGTTGCCCGGTCCTTGCCGCGAAACTCGCGGTTGAGCGCGTGCACGAAATCGTCGCCGGCGATCACAACCGACAGCTCGCACCCCGCAACGCCCAGAAGCGCCATCAGGCGCCGCCCGTCGGCACGGAGCTGCGCCGCGTACGGCCGCCCGCGGCCGCCCTCGCATCGCAGCGCGACCGCCACCGCCTATTCCTTCGCGAGTTTGCTTCCGTTGTCGGGCAGGAGATCGAGCCGCCCCTCGGAGGCCGCCTCGTAGGCGGTAATCACCGCCTGCACCAGGCGATGGCGCACGACGTCGCGCTCGTCGAAGTGGACGAACGAAATACCGGGCGTGCGGGCGAGCACGG contains these protein-coding regions:
- the lnt gene encoding apolipoprotein N-acyltransferase produces the protein MRRPDTASRAIRDILNGPLNASTRLALCVISGIALGVAFPKFDINLLAWIAFVPLLQAIEGESMGRVFGYAFFQALVCYVISLYWIEYTLHHFAGVNPILAAGPLVLLAAIMALFAGLAIWAAEFTTVRLGLPIFVTLPIAWPAVEWLRSFFPIGFPWNLLGYTAYRNLQLIQFAEITGVYGVSALIVFFNAVVFVVIFGHHTRRVQTWSLGTLTALMLAVLAFGAIRMDTLASERPAGKIRVAMVQGDIPQSIKWDPGFLASSFDVYVDQTEQAARHHVDLVVWPEAAAAFFFQPTPLYPPRFAADAIYRDRLLKLATDTATPILFGAPALGVAPDGVVGTYNRAYLVSGEGKVAGFYDKIQLVPFGEYVPMRPLLGLIVNRIVHGFGDMIPGTAQTLFPVKGAQLAVLICYESIFPDLTRRAVKGGANVLLNITNDAWYGESSAPYQLLAMAAMRTVETKVPMVRVANTGVSAIIDADGSITARTPLFKRGTEIEDVSWRPRRTIYTMAGDLFSEVCFVLTLVGVLLAILRGRGAQAMPSPVAGALNRNGKSG
- the ybeY gene encoding rRNA maturation RNase YbeY; the protein is MAVALRCEGGRGRPYAAQLRADGRRLMALLGVAGCELSVVIAGDDFVHALNREFRGKDRATDVLSFSQLEETTSEEMPSDTAYPGRRRGRIAPAPPPLGPAAGAALGDVVISVDTAGRQARRLGVAPAARMRTLLVHGLLHLLGYDHERSPADARRMFARERELAAALRRISSRAPASARPKPRSSKPRPRSAKAKLRGAKK